From Desulfovibrio desulfuricans:
GCTTATGCTGGCCTATATGAACGAAGACGCATGGCGCAAAACCCTTGAAACCGGCGAGGCCCATTACTGGAGCCGTAGCCGCAAGGAACTTTGGCACAAGGGCGGCACATCGGGCAATGTACAAAAAGTGCGTTCCCTGCGGCTTGATTGTGACAATGACACAATACTGCTGCTTATTGAGCAGATCGGCGGGGCCGCCTGTCATACAGGACGGCGCTCCTGCTTTTACAGGGAATTGAAGCAAGGTTCGGT
This genomic window contains:
- the hisI gene encoding phosphoribosyl-AMP cyclohydrolase, with product MSATPDGSAALEGNPGFQPDFSKGLLPAIAQDCDSGEVLMLAYMNEDAWRKTLETGEAHYWSRSRKELWHKGGTSGNVQKVRSLRLDCDNDTILLLIEQIGGAACHTGRRSCFYRELKQGSVRECSPQVFDPKKVYGR